The Treponema succinifaciens DSM 2489 region CGTTGTTTTTTCGCTTCTTTTGGATGCATTAAAAAAACAAATTTAATTCCGCAGTTTATAGGAGCTGTGTATTTGCAGTAGCATGAAGAAATCGGCCGCATACATTTAAAGCAAAGCTGTCTGTAATTTTCATTGTCGTCCTGAATTTTCATAAGCTCCTCTTTTTGAAAAAATGAAATTTTATTTGCTTGTTTTAAAATGTAAAAACCCCGGAGATTTCCAGGGTTTCAATCACAATTAGTAAGCTGATTTAGAATCATGCGGCTTGTGGTTTTTTTTCAAAAGCTTACGAGCCAATGATTTGTTTTTGCGATTGAGGATTGTAGAAGGCTTTTCGTAATATTCGCGCTTTTTGTATTCACGGATAATTCCTTCTTTTTCAACCATTCTCTTAAAGCGTTTGATTGCCTTTTCGAGGTTTTCATTCTCATCAACATTGATTGTTGCCATGTCTTTGTTCACCATCCTCACCAACGAAATATCGCAGGGAACTAAATTATGAATAAAAAACTGAATTATGTCAATGCAGAATCTGTTTTTTACACAAATTCCGCATTTTTTTTTCAGTTATCCAGAACGGTTGTGTCTAGCAATTCAAAGCCTGAAAGAAGTTCCTTTGCTGTTTTTACAATTGCATCTTTGTCTTTTTGAGTTTTTCCTTCTATATTCAATGGCATTACAGGGTCGTGAAGCGAAAGCCGCAGCAAAAGCCAGCCTTCTGCATTTTTATCATGGAATGAAATTCTTACGCCTTCAAAATTTTCAGGAAGGTTGAGTTTGTTTTTTATTGCGCGGGATTTGAATTCTTCAAGGACTTTTTTTCCGTATTGCTTGAAATCTTCTGCCTTGATTTTAAATCTGCATTCCGCTTCAATTCCAGCCGGTGGAAGTTCTGAAATGAAACTTTCAATTTTTTTGTTTTCTTTGGAAGCTTTTGCAAGCGAAGAAATAAGTTTTACAGCAAGGAAAGCTCCATCGTCAAGATAGTAGTTGTCTTTTAACGCTCCATGCCCGGAAGTTTCCATTGCAAGCGGAGAAACGATTCCCTTTTCATTTAGCTCGCGGCATTTGTCAATTACATTTTTATATCCGCGCATATAACGAAGATGTTTTAAGCCAAGTTTTTTTTCAAGGAAGAAAGTCAAACGGTCGCTTGTTACAGAATCGGTTACAATTGTACTGCCCGGAAAATCCGGTGCGAGTATAGCTGAAAAAAGCGCGATTATAGAATCACGGTTTACTTCTTCGCCTGTGTGAAAAACTGCGCTCATTCTGTCAACGTCAGTGTCAAAAATCAGCCCAAGGTCTGCTTTGTTTTGTACTGTGGCTTTTTGAATTGCCTGCATTGCCTGCTTGTTTTCTGGATTTGGAATGTGGTTTGGAAACATTCCGTCCGGTTCAAGAAATTCGCTTCCTTCTGTGTTTGCTCCAAGCGGAATTAAAATTTTGTCTACAAAGAATCCTGCATCTCCGTTTCCTGCATCGACAACGATTTTTAATCCTGCAAGCGGCTTTTCTGATTCAGTTGAATTCAGTTCTTTGCAAATTGTCTGCTTTAAATGTTCCGCATAAATCGAAAGCAAGTCAAAGTTTTCCGCGAATGGAGATGAGTTTTTTTGCGGAGTTAAATTTTGCGCGGTCTTTAAAATTTCCTCAATGTCTTCATGCTCAAGTCCGCCGTCAACATTGAAAAATTTTATTCCGTTTCTGTTGAATGGCAGGTGGCTTGCAGTAATCATAAGTGAACCGTCAAACTTTGTCTGGTCAAAAACAATCGACATGAACATTGCCGGTGTTGTTGCAAGACCGCAGTTTACAACTTTTGCTCCAGTTGAAGAAATTCCTTCCGCAGCTGCAAGCGCAAGTTTTTCTCCTGTGATGCGGGCATCTCGTCCGATTCCGATTTTAAGTTCGTTTGCTTTTTTTCCACATTTTTTTTCAAGCCACAAAACAAATGCCTGGCCTATTAAGTTTGCTGCTTTGTCTGTAAGATTTACGTGTTCACCTTCGACACCTTCTATTGCAATTCCGCGGACATCGCTTCCGTTTTGCAGTTTCATCAAATTAAGTTCGGACATATTTTTCCTCTGTAGAAATTTCAAAATATCTTTTATTCTATATGTTTTTTTTGCTGTGGTCAAACTCTGTTTTTTCAGCTTTTAAAAA contains the following coding sequences:
- the rpsU gene encoding 30S ribosomal protein S21, which codes for MATINVDENENLEKAIKRFKRMVEKEGIIREYKKREYYEKPSTILNRKNKSLARKLLKKNHKPHDSKSAY
- a CDS encoding phosphoglucomutase, with translation MSELNLMKLQNGSDVRGIAIEGVEGEHVNLTDKAANLIGQAFVLWLEKKCGKKANELKIGIGRDARITGEKLALAAAEGISSTGAKVVNCGLATTPAMFMSIVFDQTKFDGSLMITASHLPFNRNGIKFFNVDGGLEHEDIEEILKTAQNLTPQKNSSPFAENFDLLSIYAEHLKQTICKELNSTESEKPLAGLKIVVDAGNGDAGFFVDKILIPLGANTEGSEFLEPDGMFPNHIPNPENKQAMQAIQKATVQNKADLGLIFDTDVDRMSAVFHTGEEVNRDSIIALFSAILAPDFPGSTIVTDSVTSDRLTFFLEKKLGLKHLRYMRGYKNVIDKCRELNEKGIVSPLAMETSGHGALKDNYYLDDGAFLAVKLISSLAKASKENKKIESFISELPPAGIEAECRFKIKAEDFKQYGKKVLEEFKSRAIKNKLNLPENFEGVRISFHDKNAEGWLLLRLSLHDPVMPLNIEGKTQKDKDAIVKTAKELLSGFELLDTTVLDN